One Roseofilum reptotaenium CS-1145 DNA window includes the following coding sequences:
- a CDS encoding element excision factor XisH family protein, with product MPAKDTYHDAVKNALIKDGWAILADPYKIKYKDAELFADLSAEKTILAEQRDRKIVVEIKSFLSPSLMRDFEIALGQYILYRNFIGLTEPEYEIYLAIKDIRLAIVFLMTGQNMFSVVGMIDYI from the coding sequence ATGCCAGCTAAAGACACTTACCATGATGCAGTCAAAAACGCTTTAATTAAGGATGGTTGGGCAATTCTAGCCGATCCTTACAAGATTAAATATAAAGATGCTGAATTGTTTGCGGATCTTTCAGCAGAAAAAACTATTCTAGCAGAACAGCGCGATCGTAAAATTGTCGTCGAAATTAAAAGCTTTCTTAGTCCTTCATTAATGCGCGACTTTGAGATTGCTCTGGGACAATATATTCTTTATCGGAATTTTATTGGTTTAACCGAACCAGAATATGAGATTTATCTTGCGATCAAAGATATCAGGCTTGCCATAGTTTTCTTGATGACTGGACAAAATATGTTCAGCGTGGTCGGGATGATAGACTATATTTAA
- a CDS encoding response regulator transcription factor, which yields MPRILVIDDDPAISELVAVNLEMAGYDVSQAPDGIKGQALAIQLLPDMIVLDLMLPKVDGFTVCQRLRRDDRTADIPILMLTALSQTQDKVEGFNAGADDYLTKPFEIEEMLARVRALLRRTDRIPQAAKHSEILNYGPLTLIPERFEVIWFDTTVKLTHLEFELLHCLLQRHGQTVSPSEILKEVWGYDPDDDIETIRVHVRHLRTKLEPDPRHPRYIKTVYGAGYCLELPSTKSEAS from the coding sequence ATGCCCCGGATATTAGTCATTGATGACGATCCCGCAATCTCAGAATTAGTTGCTGTCAACCTGGAAATGGCTGGCTATGATGTCAGTCAAGCACCTGATGGCATTAAAGGCCAAGCCCTGGCGATTCAATTGCTTCCAGACATGATTGTGCTGGACTTAATGCTGCCTAAAGTTGATGGATTTACCGTCTGTCAACGTCTGCGTCGAGACGATCGCACTGCCGATATCCCCATCTTGATGTTAACAGCCCTCAGCCAAACCCAAGACAAGGTAGAAGGTTTTAATGCCGGTGCAGATGATTATCTCACCAAACCCTTTGAAATTGAGGAGATGTTAGCACGGGTGCGGGCCCTGTTGCGACGCACCGATCGCATTCCCCAAGCGGCTAAACACAGTGAAATTCTCAATTATGGTCCTCTCACTTTGATTCCAGAGCGCTTTGAGGTCATTTGGTTTGATACGACTGTTAAACTCACTCATTTAGAGTTTGAGTTACTTCACTGTCTTCTCCAGCGCCATGGGCAAACCGTTTCTCCGAGTGAAATTCTCAAGGAGGTTTGGGGATACGATCCCGATGATGATATTGAAACCATTCGGGTTCACGTTCGCCATCTGAGAACCAAATTAGAACCCGATCCCCGTCATCCGCGCTATATCAAAACGGTTTACGGTGCGGGTTATTGTCTGGAGTTGCCTTCAACTAAATCAGAAGCCTCTTAA